The Amycolatopsis nigrescens CSC17Ta-90 genomic interval CGTAAGTTCCCCCAATCGGGTCTCAACCGGCACATGCCGGTGACTCATTCGGGTCGTTGGATCGTAGGACAAGCTCCACCCGTTCACCGGCCGTGACTTCACCAAAAAGGTCATCGTGCTGTCCGCCGCTGTCGGAATCCGGTGGAACTCACTGGCCAGCAGCATGCCCGATTGACCCGTTTCGCAAATCTGCCGCCGGTTCAGCACCGCCGAATTGATCATTTCGGCCTGCTGGTCCAGCTCCGCGTCGTACCTCTCGTGCACATAACCGCCGCGCAGGATCGTGGTGCAGAAGTGATAGCGGTGGTTGTGCACCGAGTCCGCGTACCCCTGCCGCCAGTCGCGCTGCGGCTTGTACTCGTGCAGCCAGAAGGAGAACGAGTCCGCCGGCTCGTCCAGCAGGCACCAGGCGAAATGAGTGGTCGTTTCGCGGGAACGGCTGGCCACCACGGCCGCTTGCAACGGGGAAAGCAGGCGCAGATGGTCACGTAGGTGCTCTCGCAACTGAGGTCTGGCCGCCCAGCGCAGGAACTCCTCGTGCACCAGTTGCCAGCGTTCGGACAGCGGCCCCCGGTTTCGCCTGATCCCCTCAGCGAGATCGATGAGTGCACAGGTTCGGGTCAGCACGACTATCAGCTCTCCAGTTCTGCAGCGGTGGAAAAATCTCGCCGGAACGCGTGGAACCGTTCTTCCAGGTCACGGAACCGGCGTTCGGACAGGGCCACCCCGGTGATCTTGTGGAAGACGTCCATGAACTCGGCACGGGCGGTGTCCGGGGTGATCTGGAAATGCCGCTCCGAGCGGGCGCGGCAGACGCGGAGGAACTCGGTGCGCTCCATGTTGTAGATGAACGAGCCCTCGGTGAAACGCAATGTCCGCGGGTACAGCGCACTGGCCCCGCCGACGTCGCTGTACAGGGTGACCCACACGCTTTCGTCGAACATCTCCAGCCGGTCCAGCGGCGGGTCGCTGACCACGGTGATGTCCACCCGGACGCACCGGCTGCGGGCCAGGTACAGCCCGACCAGTCCGATCCAGATCTCGTCGTGGAGTCCTTTTTGGATGGTCTCGGAGTCCGCGTCCGCACCTTCCCGCCGCAGCAGGTACCTCGCCCTGCCGCTGATGGTGGGCGCGTCCTGCGGATCGGCGATCACCGCGCGGAACTCCCACTCCGCGTGCGACAGCAGCAGCCTGGCGGCGGCGTGCCGGCCGGAGAAGCCGCGGAAGAAGAACTGCCTGGTGTTGCGCAGGTCCTGCATCATCAGGTGGTTGAACGCCGGGTCCGGCTCCGTGGTGGCCTCGAAGACGTGGGTGGGGAAGAACTCCCGGTTCAGCGACCGGTATTCGTCGCTCAGCTCGCGCAGCGCCTTCCGGCTCTCCTCGATCACCGGTGAGACCAGCGCGCGCTGGGAGGCGGTCGCGGTGATCAGCGTCTGGCCGAAGCCGACCACCGCCGAGATCATCGTGCCGGTGCCAAGGGAAGTCACCAGTGTCTTCGCGGTGCCGGGGTCCATCTCGCTGGCGAGCAGCAGGCTGGCGCCGGAGATCACGATCAGCACGAGCAGTAGCAGGCCGGTCCTGGTCCAGAAGAGCTCCTGCAGCGGGTTACGGCTGCCCTTGGCGTCCGCCGCCACCACCAGGTCACCTCCTCGGATCGACACTCGGAAGAAGATCGAACACTGTAAGTGTCGATTTGAGTGCGGTTTGTCACCTTACGCGCCCGTAGACGTTGGCGAAATAAGAAATTCGGGGGAAACTACCCACCCATTCGCGAATGCGGACAGTCGCGAACGCGACCCTATGGAGTGGTGTGGCCGGGCCGTGTCACGAGGACGGCTCAACGGCGGCGGCGCCGACGGCGGACCCTCGGTTCCGGCTCGGTGCCAGAGTTTTCCGTTGCCGCGTCCTCGGCCGATTTCGCCTTGGCTGAGTCCGGTTCCAGGCCGAGCATCTCGGCGGCGAGCTGCTGCGAGCCGGCGAACATGCCGGTGGGCCCCGGTTTGGCGCGGCGCAGCGCATACGGCCGGAGCCTGTTGTAACCGCGTACCGACACCGGCCGCCGCGGCCGCAGCTCGTAGCCGGGCTCGTCCTCCAGCAGGGCGGCCATTTCCTTGTCCACCAGGATGGTGCCGGGGCGGGCCAGCGAGGTCAGCCTGGCGGCGAGGTTGACCACCGAGCCGTAGACGTCGCCGAACCGGCTCAGGATCCGGCCCGACGCCATCCCCGCCCGCACCGACGGAAGCTCCTCGTCCGCGGAGGTGCGGGCGGTCAGCGTCAGTGCGATCTCGGCGCCGGCCTCCGCGGAGTCGGTGACGAACAGGACCTCGTCGCCGATCATCTTGACCACCTGGCCGCGGTGGTCCGCGACCACCTCGGTGGCCAGCGCCTCGAAGGCCTCCAGCACCGCGCTGAGCTCGTTCTCGTCGACCTGCCTGGTCAGCCGGGTGTAGCCGACCATGTCCACAAACCCGACCACCTCGGTGCGCGTCTCCAGGTCCTC includes:
- a CDS encoding adenylate/guanylate cyclase domain-containing protein, with the translated sequence MREERDDSGSPEPLDALQRRLERILLGGERKYTRLQIAELAGVPPERSKRLWRALGFATVGDDEVVFTDADLAAMRTTDQLVRAGLIEPEIEVSVTRALGQHLSRLAEWQVHLLWTLITGNPDFGGDDVQVARLVDGLLPELERAQNYVWRRHLAAYAGRALAAPDEDLETRTEVVGFVDMVGYTRLTRQVDENELSAVLEAFEALATEVVADHRGQVVKMIGDEVLFVTDSAEAGAEIALTLTARTSADEELPSVRAGMASGRILSRFGDVYGSVVNLAARLTSLARPGTILVDKEMAALLEDEPGYELRPRRPVSVRGYNRLRPYALRRAKPGPTGMFAGSQQLAAEMLGLEPDSAKAKSAEDAATENSGTEPEPRVRRRRRRR